Genomic window (Streptomyces sp. NBC_01431):
GCCTTGTCGCCCTGCCAGAAGCGGCGGCGCGAGCGGCGTACGTACCAGTTGGAGAGGTCGTCGACGAAGGAGGAGAGCGCCTTGCCCGCCTTCTGGGTGTCGTACGACTCCAGGGCCGAAGTCACCTGTCCCACCAGCGAGTTGAGCTCGCCGAGCAGCCAGCGGTCCAGGACCGTGCGGTCGGCCGGGGCCGGGTCCGCCGCGCTGGGTGCCCAGTTGGAGGTGCGGGCGTACAGGGCCTGGAAGGCGACCGTGTTCCAGTAGGTGAGGAGGGTCTTGCGCACCACCTCCTGGATCGTGCCGTGGCCGACCCGGCGGGCCGCCCAGGGGGAGCCGCCGGCCGCCATGAACCAGCGCACCGCGTCCGCGCCGTGCTGGTCCATGAGCGCGATCGGCTCCAGGGTGTTGCCCAGGTGCTTGGACATCTTGCGGCCGTCCTCGGCGAGGATGTGGCCGAGGCACACCACGTTCTCGTACGACGACTTGTCGAAGACCAGGGTGCCGACCGCCATCAGCGTGTAGAACCAGCCGCGGGTCTGGTCGATGGCCTCGGAGATGAACTGCGCCGGGTAGCGGGACTCGAAGAGTTCCTTGTTCTGGTGCGGGTAGCCCCACTGCGCGAACGGCATCGAACCCGAGTCGTACCAGGCGTCGATGACCTCCGGGACGCGCACCGCTTCGAGCGAGCAGCCCTCGTGCGTGCAGGTGAACGTCACGGCGTCGATGTACGGGCGGTGCGGGTCCAGGGCGGACTGGTCCGTGCCGGTCAGCTCGCTCAGCTCCGCGCGCGAGCCGACGCAGGTGAGGTGGTTCTCCTCGCAGCGCCAGATCGGCAGCGGGGTGCCCCAGTAGCGGTTGCGGGACAGCGCCCAGTCGATGTTGTTGTTCAGCCAGTCGCCGAAGCGGCCCTGCTTGACCGACTCAGGGAACCAGTTGGTCTTCTCGTTCTCCCGCAGCATCGCGTCCTTGACGGCGGTGGTGCGGATGTACCAGGACGGCTGCGCGTAGTAGAGCAGCGCGGTGTGGCAGCGCCAGCAGTGCGGGTAGCTGTGCTCGTACGGGACGTGCCGGAACAGCAGCCCACGCTCCCGCAGGTCCTCGGTGAGCTTCTCGTCGGCCTTCTTGAAGAAGACGCCGCCGACCAGCGGGACGTCCTCCTCGAAGGTGCCGTCGGGACGGACCGGGTTCACCACCGGCAGTCCGTACGCCCGGCAGACCAGGAGGTCGTCGGCGCCGAAGGCGGGGGACTGGTGCACCAGACCCGTACCGTCCTCGGTCGTCACGTACTCCGCGTTCACCACGTAGTGGGCGGGCGCGGGGAACTCCACGAGCTCGAACGGGCGCTGATAGGTCCAGCGCTCCATCTCGGCGCCGGTGAACGACTGGCCGGTGGTCTCCCAGCCCTCGCCGAGGGCCTTCGCCAGCAGCGGCTCGGCGACGACCAGCTTCTCCTCGCCGTTCGTCGCGACGACGTAGCTGACCTCCGGGTGAGCCGCGACGGCCGTGTTGGACACCAGGGTCCACGGGGTCGTCGTCCACACCAGGAGAGCCGCCTCGCCCGCGAGCGGGCCGCCGGTCAGCGGGAAGCGGACGAAGACCGACGGGTCGACGACCGTCTCGTAGCCCTGCGCCAGCTCGTGGTCGGAGAGGCCGGTGCCGCAGCGCGGGCACCAGGGGGCGACGCGGTGGTCCTGGACCAGCAGGTCCTTGTTGAAGATCTCCTTCAGCGACCACCAGACGGACTCGACGTACGCCGGGTCCATGGTGCGGTAGGCGCCGTCGAGGTCGGTCCAGTAGCCCATGCGGGTCGTGAGAGCGGCGAAGGCGTCGGTGTGGCGGGTCACGGACTCGCGGCACTTGGCGTTGAACTCGGCGATGCCGTACGCCTCGATGTCCTTCTTGCCGTTGAAGCCGAGTTCCTTCTCGACCGCCAGCTCGACGGGCAGGCCGTGGCAGTCCCAGCCGGCCTTGCGGGCCACGTGGTAGCCGCGCATCGTGCGGAAGCGGGGGAAGACGTCCTTGAAGACGCGGGCCTCGATGTGGTGCGCGCCCGGCATGCCGTTGGCGGTGGGCGGGCCCTCGTAGAAGACCCACTCGGGGCGGCCCTCGGACTGTTCGAGGCTCTTGGCGAAGACCTTGGACTGCTCCCAGAAGTCGAGCACGGCGTGCTCAAGGGCGGGCAGGTCGACCTGGGCGGGCACCTGGCGGTACTGCGACATCCGTTCATCCTCCGGCGGATCGTCGTGCGGTTCCGTCGGAGGGACGAGAGGCCGCCCTCGTGGGGCGCTCCCGCGGTACCACCCTCCTTGGCGGTGTGGGAACACACCGCCCCCTCATTGGGGTCGCGAAGCCGGGTCTACTCGACCCCGCCGAACGCGGGGTCTTTCTTCCGGCGGCTCGGGGGTGATCTTCACCGCGCGCTCGCCTCCGGGCTCACACCGTCCCCGGATCGCTCTTGGCTGCGTACGCCGCTACTCGTCCCGTCCACGCCTCTCGCTGGGGCCAGTGTACGGGGCCCGGCGGAGGACGGCCGACCGGTTTTCGGCGGGCCGGGGCGGGGGTGCGTCCGTGACCCGAATGGCCATACGGGCTCCGGCCAAGTCCGCGGCCGCCCGTCCGGCGGATTCACCGGGGCGGGAGCTGGGCACAACCGATGCAGGTTCGTCTCGGCGCCGGTCGGGGCGGGCCGAACCGGCGGCGTGCCCCGTTGCCGCGGCCCTGGGGTCGATTTATCGTCCCAGCACGATTCGCGAGCAAGATCACAATATGTGAAGGGGCCGCGGCCATGGTGGCGAAGAAGACCGCCGTAGAGACCACAACGGCGTCCAAGAGAGCCAGTGCCACACGTGCTGCCGCAGGTGCCTCGACGGGCTCGGCGGCCGAGGAGACCGACGGGAAGAAGGACGCCACCAAGAAGACCGCCACCAAGAAGACGGCGACGCAGAAGACCGCCCCGGCGAGGAAGGCGACGGCCGAGAAGGCCACTCACGAGCAAGCCGCGGCCAAGAAGGCCGCCGCCGAGCACGCGGCGCCCGCCAAGAAGACGGCCGCGGGCGCGAAGAAGGCGGCGCCCGCGAAGAAGCCCGCGGCCAAGAAGACCGCGGCCAAGAAGGATGCGGCGAAGAAGACGGCGGCCGGAAAGGCAACCGGGACGGCGCGGGCCGCGTCCGACAGGGCGACCGACAAGACGGCTCCGGTGAAGTCGGCCGGGGCGGGCGCCAAGAAGGCCGCGACCGCGGCCCAGGGGGCGGCTGCGGCCGCGGAACAGACGGGAGCCAACAAGGTGGTTGCGAAGAAGACTGCGGGCGGGGCGGCGACGGCCAGGAAGTCCGGCGCCGCGGCGTCGGCGGTACCGGCGGCCCGTGTCGTCGCCACGGCCCCCGGGGAGCTCCCGGTCCGGCCCGGCGAGGACCCCTGGACCCCGGCCGAGGTCGCCGAGGCCCGCAACGAGCTGTCCAGCGAGGTGCTGCGGCTGCGCAGCGAGATCGAGGCCTCCGAGGCGGCGCTGAACGGGCTGATGCGCGACTCCGGTGACGGCGCGGGCGACGACGACGCCGACACCGGGACCAAGAACATCACCCGCGAGCACGAGATGGCGCTGGCCGCCAACGCCCGCGAGACCCTGGAGCAGACCGAACACGCGCTGGAACGCCTGGACGCCGGGACGTACGGTTACTGCGAGGTATGCGGGAAGCCGATCGGCAAGGCCCGGATGCAGGCCTTCCCGCGGGCCACCCTGTGTGTGGAGGACAAGCAGAAGCAGGAACGGCGGGGCTGACTCCGTACGGGTGTGCCGTACCCTCGTGCTCAGTCAGGCACCTAGTCGTTGAGGGACTCACGTGGCAGAGGCGGAGCGCATCATCGGTACGCCGGATGTGGAAGGGGCCGACGATTCGGCGGCCCCTGCCGAGCGGCCCAAGGGCAAGCGGAAGATCCCCGTGCTGTTCGCGGTGGCGGCCTTCGCCTACCTTCTCGACCTCGGCAGCAAGATGCTCGTGGTGGCCAGGCTGGAGCACCACGAGCCGATCAAGATCATCGGTGATCTGCTGCAGCTCAACGCGATCAGGAACGCGGGCGCCGCCTTCGGGATCGGCGAGGCGTTCACGGTGATCTTCACGATCATCGCGGCGACGGTCATCGTGGTGATCGCGCGCCTGGCGCGCAAGCTCTACAGCCTGCCGTGGGCGATCGCGCTGGGCCTGCTGCTCGGCGGCGCCCTCGGCAACCTCACCGACCGGATCTTCCGCTCGCCCGGCGTCTTCGAGGGCGCGGTGGTCGACTTCATCGCGCCCGCCCACTTCGCGGTCTTCAACCTGGCCGACTCCGCGATCGTCTGCGGCGGCTTCCTGATCGTGATCCTTTCCTTCCGCGGCCTCGACCCGGACGGCACCGTCCACAAGGACTGAGGCACCGGCGGCCCGGCCCCCCGCCCCTCGCGCGGCGGGGGATGCCGGTGGGGCAAGGCATACTCAACGGGTGAGTACGATTCCCGAGATCCGCACCCTGCCCGTTCCCGACGGCCTCGAAGGCGAGCGCGTCGACGCCGCCATCTCCCGCATGTTCGGGTTTTCCCGGACCAAGGCGGCCGAGCTTGCCGCGGCGGGGAAGGTGCAGGTCGACGGCGCCGTGGTCGGCAAGTCCGAGCGGGTGCACGGCGGGGCCTGGCTGGAGGTCGAGATGCCGCAGGCGGCAGCCCCCGTCCAGATCGTCGCCGAGCCCGTCGAGGGCATGGAGATCGTCCACGACGACGACGACATCGTCGTGATCATGAAGCCGGTGGGCGTCGCCGCCCACCCGAGCCCCGGCTGGACCGGCACCACCGTCATCGGCGGCCTGGCCGCCGCCGGATACCGGATCTCCACCTCCGGCGCCGCCGAGCGCCAGGGCATCGTGCACCGCCTCGACGTCGGCACCTCCGGCCTGATGGTGGTGGCGAAGTCGGAGCGCGCGTACACCCTGCTCAAGCAGCAGTTCCGCGAGCGCGTCGTGGACAAGCGCTACCACGCCCTGGTGCAGGGCCACCCGGACCCGATGAGCGGCACCATCGACGCCCCGATCGGCCGCCACCCCACCCACGACTACAAGTGGGCCGTGACCGCCGAGGGCAAGCCGTCGGTCACGCACTACGACCTGATCGAGGCCTTCCGCGCCGCCTCGCTGCTCGACATCAAGCTGGAGACGGGGCGCACGCACCAGATCCGCGTCCACATGTCGGCCCACCGCCACCCCTGCGTCGGCGACCTCACCTACGGCGCGGACCCCACGGTCGCCAAGCGCCTGGGGCTGACCCGCCAGTGGCTGCACGCGGTCAAGCTGGGCTTCGAGCACCCCTCCGACGGCCAGTGGGTCGAGTTCGAGAGCGGCTACCCGGCCGATCTGCAGCACGCCCTCGACACGATCCGGGCCGAGAGCGAATGACCGCCTTCCAGGTCCGCCCCGCTTCGGACGACGCGGACCGGGAGGCCTGCTTCGCCGTGCGCCGACAGGTGTTCGTGGCCGAGCAGAAGGTGCCCGAGGACCTGGAGTACGACGCGTACGACGCCATCGCCGTGCACGTCCTGGCCACGGGCGCCGAAGGCCCCCTGGGGACCGGACGCCTGCTGCACGGCCCCGGGGCGCTGGCCAAGACCGGTGCCCCGGAGGTGGGCTCGCTCGGCCGGCTCGCCGTCACCGCGGCGGCCCGCGGTCTCGGCGTCGGCGCGGCCCTGGTCCGCGCCATCGAGGACGCGGCCCGCGAGCTCGGTCTCACGGCGGTGGACCTGCACGCGCAGACCCAGGCGCTGGGCTTCTACGAGCGGCTCGGATACCAGGCGTACGGACCGGAGTTCCCGGACGCGGGGATCGCGCACCGGGCGATGCGCCGGGCTCTTTGAACCCGGCCGCCCCGTGCGGCTCTTGGCCCCGATGGGCGGTTCGGGCGGATTGCGTGGCAGGCTGGAGGCCTTGATCGTCAAGGCCGTCCCGGCCCGCACCGCTCCGGAGGGCATCCGTGGATCAGCTGGCCCTGCTGCTCGTGCTTCTCCTGGGCGCGGTGGTGATGGTGCCGTTGGGCAACCGTCTCGGTCTGCCCGCGCCGGTGCTCATGACGCTCGGCGGGATCGTCATGGCGCTGCTGCCATTCGTGCCGAACGTGTCCATCGCGCCGGAGTTCATCCTGCCGCTGGTGCTGCCGCCGCTGCTCTACGCCTCCGTGCAGCGCACTTCCTGGCGGCAGTTCACCGCCAATGTCCGGCCGATCTTCCTGCTCGCGGTGGCGCTCGTCTTCGTGACCACGGCCGCCGTCGCCGCCGTCGCGGGCTCCATCGTGCCGGGCCTTCCGATCGCCGCCGCCGTCGCGCTCGGCGCGCTCGTGGCACCGCCCGACCCGGTCGCCGCGACCGCCGTCGCGGGCTCGCTCGGGCTGCCGCGCCGGCTGGTGTCGATCCTGGAGGGCGAGGGCCTGTTCAACGACGTCACCGCGATCGTGCTCTACCACGTGGCGATCGCGGCGGCCGTGAGCGGCACCTTCTCCTGGGCTTCGGCCGCCGGTGAGCTGGTGCTCTCCGCCGTGGTCGCCGTCGTGGTCGGCCTCGTGCTCGGCTGGGCCGCCCATAAGCTGATGGGGTTGCTGGGGGACGCGACGCTCCAGATCGGCCTCACCCTCCTGGTGCCGTTCGTCAGCTACGTACTGGCCGAGGAGTTCGGCGGCTCGGGGGTGCTCGCGGTCCTCACCGTGGCACTGTTCCTCGCCGAGCACGCGGTGGACGCCGACGACGTGCAGGGCCGACTCGCCGGGGCCACGTTCTGGGAGGTCGTCGACACCCTGGTCACCGGCGTCGCCTTCGGCCTCATCGGTCTCGAACTCCATCACGTGTTCGGTACGGCGACCGGCCACGAGCTGCACATGTTCGGCTGGGCGGCGGCGGTGGTGGTGGTCGTCGTGGGCGTACGGCTGCTCTGGCTGCTGCCCGCGACCTGGCTCGCCAAGCGGCTGCACACCAAGCGCGACTACGACGAGGAGATCCCGGTGTCCTGGCGGGAGACGGTCGTGATGTGGTGGGCCGGGATGCGCGGGGTGGCCTCGGTGGCCCTCGCGCTCGCCATCCCGCTGAAGACGGACGACGGCTCGCCCTTCCCCGGCCGCGAGGAGATCGTCTTCATCGCCTTCGCGGTGATCATGACAACCCTGGTCTTCCAGGGGCTCACCCTGCCCTGGCTGGTCAGGAAGCTGGGCGTACGCCCCGACACGGACGCCGAACGCAGCCTGGAGCGGGACCTGGCGATCCGCGCCGCGAAGGCCGCGAAGCGACGCCTGAAGGAGATCGAGGACGTCGAGGAGCTGCCCGAGGACGTCATGGAGCAGCTGATGCGGCGGGCGTACGACGTGGGTGCGCGGATCAGCCCCGACATGGTCGACGAGGAGCGCCGCGCGTCGTACGCGAAGCGGGTCGAGCGGATCCGGGCGGTGCAGCGCATCCAGCGCGAAATGATGTCGGCGGCCCGCCACGAGGTCCTCGCCGCCCGCAGCGAGCCGGGCGCCGACCCGGAAGTCGTGGACCGGGTGCTGCGACACCTGGATGTACGGAGCCTGCGCTGAGTCAGGGCCGGGGTGCGCCGTCAGCCCGCTTTCGTCCGCGGACCGTGCCGACGGTTGTCCGGAATCCGGCCCGTCGTGGAACCTTGGCCCGTTGGGCCTTGGGGGAGTTGGAGGAGCGGAGCCGCAGTGGCTAACCCCGCCCGGTCCGGGGCGGCGGGTCCTGTCGGGGCAGCGGGACCGGAGCCAGCGGCGCCGAGGACGTGGGCACGCGCGGCAGGGCGTAGGGATGGTGCTCGTACAGCCACGCCACCATCTGCTCGCGCACCGCGCACCGCACCGTCCAGATGTCGTCCGCGTCCTTGGCGGTGACGACGGCCCGCACCTGGATCGTGGACGGTGTCGTGTCCGTCACCGCGAGCGAGAAGTCCCGCCCGTCCCAGGCGGAACACTCCTTGAGGACCACGGCGAGCCGCTCCCGCATCAGGGGCAGCGGCGCCGAGTGGTCCAGATGGAAGAAGACCGTGCCGGTCATCTGGACACCGCCGCGCGACCAGTTCTGGAAGGGCTTGCTGGTGAAGTACGAGACCGGCATGGTGATGCGCCGCTCGTCCCAGGTGCGTACCGCGAGGAAGGTGAGCGTGATCTCCTCGACGACGCCCCACTCCCCGTCGACCACCACCGTGTCGCCGATGCGCACCACGTCCCCGAAGGCGATCTGGAGTCCGGCGAAGATGTTGCTGAGGGTGGACTGCGCCGCGACGCCCGCGACGACGCCCAGGATGCCCGCCGAGGCGAGCAGTGAGGCCCCGGCCGCGCGCATCGGCGGGAACGTGATCAGCATCCCGGCCACCGCCACCACACCGACGATCGCCGAGACCACCCGCTGGATGAGCGTGACCTGGGTGCGCACCCGGCGCAGCCGCGCCGCATCGCGTGAGCTGCCCGCCGCGTAGCGGGCGTACGAGGACTCCACGACCGCCGCCGCGATCCGCACCACGAGCCAGGCGCTCGCGCCGATCAGGACCAGCGTGAGCAGCTGCCCGGTGGCCGACGCGTGTTCCTTCATGGGCCGCCAGACGATCTGGCCGTAGGTCCCTCTGAGGATGGCGGTGAGCAGGACGACGCGCAGGGGTATGCGGCAGCGGCGCAGCAGACCCCACAGCGGGGTCTCGTGATGCCGGGAGTCGGCTCGCAGGAGCAGCCGGTCGACCAGCCACCCCATCAGCAGCGTGAGCACGACCGAGCCGCCGATGACGATCAACGGGCGCAGTGCGTTCTCCATGCCCCCGACCGTAACTGGCACGATGGTCCCATGAACATCATGCTTTTCCATTCCGCCTACGGCCTGCGTCCCGCCGTGCACGAGGCGGCCGACCGGCTGCGCGCCGCCGGTCACGAGGTGCACGTGCCCGACCTGTACCAGGGCCGCACCACCGAGACCGTGGAGGAGGGCATGGAGATCAAGGACGAGATCGGCAAGGACGAACTCCTGAAGCGCGCCATCCTCGCCGCGGCGCCCTACTCGGAACGCGGCCTGGTCTACGCGGGATTCTCGCTCGGCGCCTCCGTCGCGCAGACCCTGGCGCTCGGCGACGCGAAGGCCCGCGGCCTGCTGCTGCTCCACGGCACCTCGGACATGGCCGAGGACACCGCCGTGGACGAACTGCCCGTCCAGCTCCACGTCGCCGACCCGGACCCCTTCGAGCCGGGCGACTGGCTCAACTCCTGGTACCTCCAGATGCAGCGGGCCGGCGCCGATGTCGAGGTCTACCGCTACCAGGGGGCCGGGCACATCTACACCGACCCGCAGCTCCCGGACTACGACGAGGCGGCCGCCGAACTGACCTGGCGCACCGCGCTCGGCTTCCTGGAGAGCCTCACGGCCGCGGGGGAGTAGAGACGCCGAACGGGCGGGCCGGACCACGGAGTCCGGCCCGCCCGTTCGCCAGCGGCAGCAGCCGGGATCAGCCCTTGAGGGCCTTGTCGATCGCCGTGGCGTACGTGGCCGGGTCCATCGGGGCGTTCTCAGAGGTGCCGTCGGTGATCTTCTTGCCGTCCATCTTGAGCGTCGGGGTGCCCGTGACGCCGCTCTTGTTGAACTTGTCCGACATGGTCAGCGCCCACTTGTCGTAGGTGCCGTCCTTCACGGCCTTGTCGAACGCCGCGTTGCCCTTGAGCGCGGGAACGGTGTCCGCGATCTCGATCAGGTGGTCGCGGCTCTTGAAGTCGTCCTTGGTCTCGTCCGGGTGGTACTTGGCCGAGTACAGCGCGGCCTTGTAGTCCATGAACGCCTGCGGGCTGACGTTCAGCGCCGCGCCCAGCGCGCTCAGCGCGGTCTTGGAGCCCACACCCGGGCTGCCGTTGTCGATGAACGTGGCGCCGATGAACTGGATCTTGTACTTGCCCGCGTCGACGTCCTTGCGGATCGTGGGGCCCACGGTCTGCTCGAACTGCGAGCAGATCGGGCACCGCGGGTCCTCGTACATCTCCAGGGTCTTCTTCGCGTCGGCCTTGCCGATGACGACGGTCGTGCCGTCGCTGCCCGTGGTGTTGGCGGGCTTCACCAGGGTCTTGTCCTTGGCGGCCTCCCACGCGCTGGGCTTCATGGCCTGCATGATCGCGTAGCCGGCGCCGCCCGCGACGGCGAGGACACCGACGACGGCCGCGGCCA
Coding sequences:
- a CDS encoding thioredoxin domain-containing protein, which codes for MSTRNSQANKAAARERLRAERERQAKKDKARRQIIVAAAVVGVLAVAGGAGYAIMQAMKPSAWEAAKDKTLVKPANTTGSDGTTVVIGKADAKKTLEMYEDPRCPICSQFEQTVGPTIRKDVDAGKYKIQFIGATFIDNGSPGVGSKTALSALGAALNVSPQAFMDYKAALYSAKYHPDETKDDFKSRDHLIEIADTVPALKGNAAFDKAVKDGTYDKWALTMSDKFNKSGVTGTPTLKMDGKKITDGTSENAPMDPATYATAIDKALKG
- a CDS encoding RluA family pseudouridine synthase; protein product: MSTIPEIRTLPVPDGLEGERVDAAISRMFGFSRTKAAELAAAGKVQVDGAVVGKSERVHGGAWLEVEMPQAAAPVQIVAEPVEGMEIVHDDDDIVVIMKPVGVAAHPSPGWTGTTVIGGLAAAGYRISTSGAAERQGIVHRLDVGTSGLMVVAKSERAYTLLKQQFRERVVDKRYHALVQGHPDPMSGTIDAPIGRHPTHDYKWAVTAEGKPSVTHYDLIEAFRAASLLDIKLETGRTHQIRVHMSAHRHPCVGDLTYGADPTVAKRLGLTRQWLHAVKLGFEHPSDGQWVEFESGYPADLQHALDTIRAESE
- the ileS gene encoding isoleucine--tRNA ligase encodes the protein MSQYRQVPAQVDLPALEHAVLDFWEQSKVFAKSLEQSEGRPEWVFYEGPPTANGMPGAHHIEARVFKDVFPRFRTMRGYHVARKAGWDCHGLPVELAVEKELGFNGKKDIEAYGIAEFNAKCRESVTRHTDAFAALTTRMGYWTDLDGAYRTMDPAYVESVWWSLKEIFNKDLLVQDHRVAPWCPRCGTGLSDHELAQGYETVVDPSVFVRFPLTGGPLAGEAALLVWTTTPWTLVSNTAVAAHPEVSYVVATNGEEKLVVAEPLLAKALGEGWETTGQSFTGAEMERWTYQRPFELVEFPAPAHYVVNAEYVTTEDGTGLVHQSPAFGADDLLVCRAYGLPVVNPVRPDGTFEEDVPLVGGVFFKKADEKLTEDLRERGLLFRHVPYEHSYPHCWRCHTALLYYAQPSWYIRTTAVKDAMLRENEKTNWFPESVKQGRFGDWLNNNIDWALSRNRYWGTPLPIWRCEENHLTCVGSRAELSELTGTDQSALDPHRPYIDAVTFTCTHEGCSLEAVRVPEVIDAWYDSGSMPFAQWGYPHQNKELFESRYPAQFISEAIDQTRGWFYTLMAVGTLVFDKSSYENVVCLGHILAEDGRKMSKHLGNTLEPIALMDQHGADAVRWFMAAGGSPWAARRVGHGTIQEVVRKTLLTYWNTVAFQALYARTSNWAPSAADPAPADRTVLDRWLLGELNSLVGQVTSALESYDTQKAGKALSSFVDDLSNWYVRRSRRRFWQGDKAALRTLHDVVETITRLMAPLTPFITERVWQDMVVPVTPDAPESVHLSSWPTADEASIDPALSRQMALVRRLVELGRATRAESGVKTRQPLSRALVAVAGFETLSPELHAQITEELNVSSLASLSEVGGSLVDTTAKANFRALGKRFGKGVQDVAKAVAAADAAALSASLRDTGEASVEVNGERVSLAPDEVIITETPREGWSVASDSGATVALDLEITPELRLAGLARDAIRLIQEARKNSGLDVADRIAVRWRSADAEVSSALTAHADLIADEVLATDYAPGEPDGTYGPAFTDEPLSLTFHLRKA
- a CDS encoding GNAT family N-acetyltransferase; this translates as MTAFQVRPASDDADREACFAVRRQVFVAEQKVPEDLEYDAYDAIAVHVLATGAEGPLGTGRLLHGPGALAKTGAPEVGSLGRLAVTAAARGLGVGAALVRAIEDAARELGLTAVDLHAQTQALGFYERLGYQAYGPEFPDAGIAHRAMRRAL
- the lspA gene encoding signal peptidase II; translation: MAEAERIIGTPDVEGADDSAAPAERPKGKRKIPVLFAVAAFAYLLDLGSKMLVVARLEHHEPIKIIGDLLQLNAIRNAGAAFGIGEAFTVIFTIIAATVIVVIARLARKLYSLPWAIALGLLLGGALGNLTDRIFRSPGVFEGAVVDFIAPAHFAVFNLADSAIVCGGFLIVILSFRGLDPDGTVHKD
- a CDS encoding TraR/DksA family transcriptional regulator; the encoded protein is MVAKKTAVETTTASKRASATRAAAGASTGSAAEETDGKKDATKKTATKKTATQKTAPARKATAEKATHEQAAAKKAAAEHAAPAKKTAAGAKKAAPAKKPAAKKTAAKKDAAKKTAAGKATGTARAASDRATDKTAPVKSAGAGAKKAATAAQGAAAAAEQTGANKVVAKKTAGGAATARKSGAAASAVPAARVVATAPGELPVRPGEDPWTPAEVAEARNELSSEVLRLRSEIEASEAALNGLMRDSGDGAGDDDADTGTKNITREHEMALAANARETLEQTEHALERLDAGTYGYCEVCGKPIGKARMQAFPRATLCVEDKQKQERRG
- a CDS encoding mechanosensitive ion channel family protein — translated: MENALRPLIVIGGSVVLTLLMGWLVDRLLLRADSRHHETPLWGLLRRCRIPLRVVLLTAILRGTYGQIVWRPMKEHASATGQLLTLVLIGASAWLVVRIAAAVVESSYARYAAGSSRDAARLRRVRTQVTLIQRVVSAIVGVVAVAGMLITFPPMRAAGASLLASAGILGVVAGVAAQSTLSNIFAGLQIAFGDVVRIGDTVVVDGEWGVVEEITLTFLAVRTWDERRITMPVSYFTSKPFQNWSRGGVQMTGTVFFHLDHSAPLPLMRERLAVVLKECSAWDGRDFSLAVTDTTPSTIQVRAVVTAKDADDIWTVRCAVREQMVAWLYEHHPYALPRVPTSSAPLAPVPLPRQDPPPRTGRG
- a CDS encoding dienelactone hydrolase family protein, producing the protein MNIMLFHSAYGLRPAVHEAADRLRAAGHEVHVPDLYQGRTTETVEEGMEIKDEIGKDELLKRAILAAAPYSERGLVYAGFSLGASVAQTLALGDAKARGLLLLHGTSDMAEDTAVDELPVQLHVADPDPFEPGDWLNSWYLQMQRAGADVEVYRYQGAGHIYTDPQLPDYDEAAAELTWRTALGFLESLTAAGE
- a CDS encoding Na+/H+ antiporter, which gives rise to MDQLALLLVLLLGAVVMVPLGNRLGLPAPVLMTLGGIVMALLPFVPNVSIAPEFILPLVLPPLLYASVQRTSWRQFTANVRPIFLLAVALVFVTTAAVAAVAGSIVPGLPIAAAVALGALVAPPDPVAATAVAGSLGLPRRLVSILEGEGLFNDVTAIVLYHVAIAAAVSGTFSWASAAGELVLSAVVAVVVGLVLGWAAHKLMGLLGDATLQIGLTLLVPFVSYVLAEEFGGSGVLAVLTVALFLAEHAVDADDVQGRLAGATFWEVVDTLVTGVAFGLIGLELHHVFGTATGHELHMFGWAAAVVVVVVGVRLLWLLPATWLAKRLHTKRDYDEEIPVSWRETVVMWWAGMRGVASVALALAIPLKTDDGSPFPGREEIVFIAFAVIMTTLVFQGLTLPWLVRKLGVRPDTDAERSLERDLAIRAAKAAKRRLKEIEDVEELPEDVMEQLMRRAYDVGARISPDMVDEERRASYAKRVERIRAVQRIQREMMSAARHEVLAARSEPGADPEVVDRVLRHLDVRSLR